One Thiocapsa sp. genomic window carries:
- a CDS encoding CNP1-like family protein — protein MMKYLQRLSLPILIGLGLAMPVSAAENAFVTDAEPPVPSSVRPGTPWQESSTALPPWPQDADLVELVPDGPDAGLRYFIDTRNLQIGADDVVRFTLVAEGSNGTRNLSVEGIRCTPRGAYKTYAYGAGERFVPIASDEWLNISADAGERWRHDLWRFHFCIPQAFAPRPKIDMVRSLEGRISPRQNMGFLPD, from the coding sequence ATGATGAAATACTTGCAACGGCTCTCCTTGCCCATCCTCATCGGGCTCGGGCTCGCAATGCCCGTCTCGGCCGCGGAGAACGCATTTGTCACCGACGCCGAGCCCCCCGTACCCTCGAGCGTTCGACCGGGCACGCCTTGGCAGGAATCGAGCACCGCGCTCCCGCCTTGGCCGCAGGATGCGGATCTGGTCGAGCTGGTCCCGGATGGTCCCGATGCAGGCTTGCGGTATTTCATCGACACCCGCAATCTGCAGATCGGCGCCGACGATGTGGTGCGCTTTACGCTCGTCGCGGAGGGCAGCAACGGGACCCGTAACCTCTCGGTGGAGGGCATCCGCTGCACGCCGAGGGGCGCCTACAAGACCTATGCCTACGGTGCCGGCGAACGGTTCGTTCCGATCGCGTCGGACGAATGGCTGAACATCTCCGCCGACGCCGGGGAGCGCTGGCGCCATGACCTGTGGCGGTTTCACTTCTGCATCCCGCAGGCCTTCGCACCGCGTCCGAAGATCGACATGGTGCGTTCGCTCGAGGGCCGGATCTCGCCGCGTCAGAACATGGGTTTCCTGCCGGACTGA